The Streptomyces sp. NBC_01244 genome contains a region encoding:
- a CDS encoding N-acetyltransferase: MKDSWPEFAQHDSLAWLLYPRMVAEFPEYVLIATDGDTVVARGFGVPFAQHAPGRGGELPAQGWDRILMWAFSDLRRGVEADTVSAIEISVATGRQGEGLSGRMLAAMRENARARGFAEVVAPVRPSGKPAEPDASIHEYAYRTREDGLPHDPWLRVHVRAGGVIDSVAPLSMTITGSLAQWREWTGLPFDAAGPVRVPGALSPVHCEPEQGFAVYVEPNVWVRHAVALQGPGA; encoded by the coding sequence ATGAAGGACTCCTGGCCCGAGTTCGCCCAGCACGACTCACTGGCCTGGCTGCTGTATCCGCGGATGGTGGCCGAGTTCCCGGAGTACGTCCTGATCGCCACGGACGGCGACACGGTGGTCGCCCGGGGCTTCGGCGTGCCCTTCGCGCAGCACGCGCCGGGCCGCGGCGGCGAGCTGCCCGCACAGGGCTGGGACCGGATCCTGATGTGGGCCTTCTCCGACCTGCGGCGCGGGGTCGAGGCCGACACCGTGAGCGCGATCGAGATCAGCGTCGCCACCGGTCGGCAGGGGGAGGGGCTGTCCGGCCGGATGCTCGCGGCGATGCGGGAGAACGCCCGGGCGCGCGGTTTCGCCGAGGTGGTGGCGCCGGTCCGGCCCAGCGGAAAGCCGGCCGAGCCGGACGCCTCGATCCACGAGTACGCGTACCGCACCCGCGAGGACGGCCTCCCCCACGACCCGTGGCTACGGGTCCACGTGCGGGCGGGCGGCGTCATCGACTCGGTGGCCCCGCTGTCGATGACGATCACCGGCTCTCTCGCGCAGTGGCGCGAGTGGACCGGTCTGCCCTTCGACGCGGCCGGCCCGGTCCGTGTTCCCGGCGCCCTGTCCCCGGTCCACTGCGAACCGGAGCAGGGCTTCGCGGTCTACGTGGAGCCGAACGTCTGGGTCCGGCACGCGGTGGCGCTCCAGGGGCCGGGCGCCTAG
- a CDS encoding DUF1918 domain-containing protein, whose translation MRATEGDQLVQHGRIVGQHDKVGEITQVLGENGTPPYRVRFTDGHEAVMSPGPDCVVKHPADHDH comes from the coding sequence ATGCGCGCGACCGAGGGCGACCAGCTGGTTCAGCACGGCAGGATCGTGGGCCAGCACGACAAGGTCGGAGAGATCACCCAGGTCCTGGGAGAGAACGGCACCCCTCCCTACCGCGTCCGCTTCACGGACGGACACGAGGCCGTCATGTCCCCCGGCCCCGACTGCGTCGTGAAGCACCCCGCCGACCACGACCACTGA
- a CDS encoding DUF6215 domain-containing protein, which produces MTEDVGTITTRGAIGQGILAVGLIGAMGAGLWMAGESANSSPEPKPVTCSHGQPEKTPAESTDEPGHVSGAQLCTALHRPDLADLLGTPGEVAKNANGSGSTFKPVGGDKEIHTPSGEVEFETYTAHLTAAYNQLTVATLGKLLGDGTLPQTVLGRPAAFYSDRTISISFRLDGSDASSGSGVPTRSLVVARDAADGGGYYELTLWRSDGAVPDDAVLLRVAEQVLPTVPGWAAAG; this is translated from the coding sequence ATGACCGAAGACGTCGGCACGATCACGACGCGCGGGGCGATAGGCCAGGGCATCCTGGCCGTGGGCTTGATCGGAGCCATGGGGGCCGGCCTCTGGATGGCCGGGGAGTCGGCGAATTCGAGCCCTGAGCCGAAGCCCGTCACCTGCTCGCACGGGCAGCCCGAGAAGACGCCCGCGGAGTCCACGGACGAGCCGGGGCACGTCTCCGGGGCCCAGCTGTGCACGGCGCTGCACCGCCCCGATCTCGCCGATCTGCTCGGCACTCCGGGGGAGGTCGCGAAGAACGCGAACGGCAGCGGCAGCACCTTCAAGCCCGTCGGAGGCGACAAGGAGATCCACACCCCCTCGGGCGAGGTCGAGTTCGAGACCTACACGGCGCACCTGACGGCCGCGTACAACCAGCTGACCGTCGCCACCCTGGGCAAGCTCCTGGGGGACGGCACTTTGCCGCAGACGGTCCTGGGCCGCCCGGCCGCCTTCTACTCGGACCGCACCATCAGCATCAGCTTCCGCCTGGACGGCAGTGATGCCAGCAGCGGCTCCGGCGTCCCCACCCGCTCCCTCGTGGTGGCCCGGGACGCGGCGGACGGCGGCGGCTACTACGAGCTGACCCTGTGGCGCTCCGACGGCGCGGTGCCCGACGATGCCGTCCTGCTGCGCGTGGCCGAGCAGGTGCTGCCGACGGTCCCGGGGTGGGCCGCCGCCGGGTGA
- a CDS encoding carbohydrate-binding module family 14 protein, which yields MLRIGKGRVSKGLAALAAGTVLALGVGAAPAVAAEGSCAGGATGRLPRLQDHRFYVQCAGGVATVVACPTGQVFAPGPQLCEAPELVRPAVATVTTAGPAKLNGLLFGVKNLSTTVRITDAPAGLDGVPVTFTTVGGRTLCTAVTDQFGAARCDTPARLTIPLDELLRGYRATHPGIGGIYLPSSATAPIALL from the coding sequence GTGTTACGCATCGGCAAGGGACGGGTCTCCAAGGGCCTCGCCGCACTGGCCGCCGGGACGGTCCTCGCCCTGGGAGTGGGCGCGGCGCCCGCCGTCGCGGCCGAGGGCTCGTGCGCCGGCGGCGCCACCGGGCGGCTGCCGCGGCTGCAGGACCACCGCTTCTACGTACAGTGCGCGGGCGGGGTCGCCACCGTCGTGGCCTGCCCCACCGGGCAGGTCTTCGCTCCCGGCCCGCAGCTCTGCGAGGCCCCCGAGCTGGTCCGGCCCGCCGTGGCCACGGTCACCACGGCCGGTCCGGCGAAGCTGAACGGGCTGCTCTTCGGGGTCAAGAACCTCAGCACCACCGTGCGGATCACGGACGCTCCGGCCGGGCTGGACGGCGTACCGGTCACCTTCACCACCGTCGGCGGCCGGACGCTCTGCACCGCCGTCACCGACCAGTTCGGAGCCGCCCGCTGCGACACCCCGGCCCGGCTGACGATCCCGCTGGACGAACTCCTGCGCGGCTACCGGGCCACCCACCCGGGCATCGGCGGGATCTACCTCCCCTCCTCCGCCACCGCTCCCATCGCGCTCCTCTAG
- a CDS encoding 3-hydroxybutyryl-CoA dehydrogenase, whose translation MESSERHDVTDLPDDIARVGVVGCGQMGAGIAEVFARSGLEVMVAETTGEALELGRTRLHTSLTRAAERGKISEEERDATLARLSFTTDLGEFADRDLVIEAVVENEQVKTEIFQVLDQVVTRPDAILASNTSSIPLVKLAVATSRPDQVIGIHFFNPAPVQQLVELIPALTTSDETIKRAEALVGGALGKHAIRAQDRSGFVVNALLIPYLLSAIRMFESGIASREDIDNGMELGCAHPMGPLKLADLIGLDTVASVADSMYAEFKEPLYAAPPLLQRMVDAGRLGRKTGSGFYPYS comes from the coding sequence ATGGAGAGCAGCGAAAGGCACGATGTGACGGACCTCCCAGACGACATCGCACGCGTCGGCGTAGTGGGCTGTGGCCAGATGGGCGCGGGCATCGCGGAGGTGTTCGCCCGGAGCGGGCTCGAGGTGATGGTCGCCGAAACCACCGGCGAGGCCCTCGAACTCGGGCGGACCCGGCTGCACACCTCCCTGACCAGGGCCGCCGAACGCGGCAAGATCAGCGAGGAGGAGCGGGACGCGACCCTGGCCCGCCTGTCGTTCACCACCGATCTCGGCGAGTTCGCCGACCGCGACCTCGTCATCGAGGCGGTCGTCGAGAACGAGCAGGTCAAGACGGAGATCTTCCAGGTCCTCGACCAGGTGGTCACCCGCCCGGACGCGATCCTCGCCTCCAACACCTCCTCGATTCCGCTGGTCAAGCTGGCCGTCGCGACCTCCCGTCCCGACCAGGTCATCGGCATCCACTTCTTCAACCCGGCCCCGGTGCAGCAGCTCGTCGAGCTGATCCCGGCGCTGACCACCAGCGACGAGACCATCAAGCGCGCCGAGGCCCTGGTCGGGGGCGCGCTGGGCAAGCACGCCATCCGCGCCCAGGACCGCTCCGGCTTCGTCGTCAACGCGCTCCTCATCCCGTACCTGCTGTCCGCGATCCGGATGTTCGAGTCGGGTATCGCGAGCCGCGAGGACATCGACAACGGCATGGAGCTGGGCTGCGCCCACCCGATGGGCCCGCTGAAGCTCGCGGACCTCATCGGTCTGGACACGGTGGCCTCGGTGGCCGACTCGATGTACGCGGAGTTCAAGGAGCCCCTGTACGCGGCTCCCCCGCTGCTCCAGCGCATGGTCGACGCCGGCCGCCTCGGCCGCAAGACCGGCTCGGGCTTCTACCCGTACAGCTGA
- a CDS encoding LysR family substrate-binding domain-containing protein, protein MTDSRTPPSFQLAYVPGVTPTKWVRIWKERLPDVPLTLVPVAPAEAPALLRGGGADAGFVRLPIDRTDLSAIPLYTETTVVVIPKDHLMAAAEELSLAELADDIVLHPLDDTLEWEQLPGKAALQRPETTADAIELVAAGIGVLIVPQSLARLHHRKDLTYRTLLDAPESRVALSWPEADVTPDLVEEFIGIVRGRTVNSSRGRGRTQPEPEQKKAKPARKPAPKSGGKPAARNPRAGAPKGGKATAKPTGKRGKPRGR, encoded by the coding sequence GTGACAGACTCCCGGACCCCCCCGTCGTTCCAGCTCGCATACGTCCCCGGGGTGACTCCCACGAAGTGGGTCCGGATCTGGAAGGAGCGGCTGCCCGACGTTCCGCTGACCCTCGTCCCGGTCGCTCCGGCCGAAGCCCCCGCCCTGCTGCGCGGCGGCGGCGCCGACGCGGGGTTCGTCCGGCTGCCGATCGACCGTACGGATCTCAGCGCGATCCCGCTCTACACCGAGACCACGGTCGTCGTGATCCCGAAGGACCACCTCATGGCCGCGGCCGAGGAGCTGTCCCTCGCGGAGCTGGCCGACGACATCGTGCTCCACCCGCTGGACGACACCCTCGAGTGGGAGCAGCTGCCGGGCAAGGCCGCGCTCCAGCGCCCGGAGACCACGGCCGACGCGATCGAGCTGGTGGCGGCGGGCATCGGGGTCCTGATCGTGCCCCAGTCGCTCGCGCGGCTGCACCACCGCAAGGACCTCACCTACCGGACCCTGCTGGACGCCCCCGAGTCGCGTGTCGCGCTGTCGTGGCCCGAGGCGGACGTCACTCCCGACCTGGTCGAGGAGTTCATCGGGATCGTGCGCGGGCGGACGGTCAACAGCTCGCGCGGGCGCGGCCGTACGCAGCCCGAGCCCGAGCAGAAGAAGGCGAAGCCGGCGCGGAAGCCGGCGCCCAAGTCGGGGGGCAAGCCCGCCGCCAGGAACCCGCGCGCCGGCGCCCCCAAGGGCGGCAAGGCCACGGCGAAGCCCACCGGCAAGCGAGGGAAGCCCCGCGGCCGCTAG
- a CDS encoding NUDIX hydrolase — protein sequence MNLSEQTVYTNRWFDVNLADVELPDGRHLDHFVIRLRPVAVATAVNEANEVLLLWRHRFITDSWGWELPAGVVEDGESVERAAAREMEEESGWRPGPLHHLMTVEPSNGLTDARHHLYWAEGATYTGHPEDDFESSRREWVPLKLVPDMIARGEIPAANMAAGLLLLHHLRLG from the coding sequence ATGAACTTGAGTGAGCAAACCGTGTACACGAACCGCTGGTTCGATGTGAATCTCGCCGATGTGGAGCTCCCCGACGGCCGGCACCTGGACCACTTCGTCATCCGGCTGCGCCCGGTCGCCGTGGCCACGGCGGTGAACGAGGCCAACGAGGTGCTGCTGCTGTGGCGCCACCGCTTCATCACCGACAGCTGGGGCTGGGAACTGCCCGCCGGGGTCGTCGAGGACGGGGAGTCCGTGGAGCGGGCGGCCGCCCGGGAGATGGAGGAGGAGTCGGGCTGGCGGCCCGGCCCCCTGCACCACCTGATGACCGTCGAGCCGTCCAACGGGCTGACCGACGCCCGCCACCACCTCTACTGGGCGGAGGGGGCCACCTACACGGGTCACCCCGAGGACGACTTCGAGTCCTCGCGCCGCGAGTGGGTCCCGCTCAAGCTGGTCCCCGACATGATCGCGCGCGGCGAGATCCCGGCCGCCAACATGGCGGCCGGGCTCTTGCTGCTGCACCACCTGCGGCTCGGCTGA
- a CDS encoding aminotransferase-like domain-containing protein: MYERSSVAELAESLRVELNRYSVGGKLPSSRVLVEQYRVSPVTVSRALAQLAAEGLVVTRPGAGVYRAQPRTHTQEPGDTSWQAVALSAEDSGEVVPRSVDASGVLVTLAAPPAGVIPLHSGYLHEALQPERAMAAALARAGRRPGVWGRPPVEGLAELRDWFAREIGGAVAAGDVLVTAGGQSALATALRALAPPGAPILVESPTYPGLLALARAAGCRPVPVPVDADGVRPELLAAAFEATGARVFVCQPLFQNPTGAVLSGERRGEVLRIARAAGAFVLEDDYARSLAHEDSGPLPAPLAAEDPDGVVVHVRSLTKVTSPSLRVGALAARGPVFDRLRAIQVVDTFFVPRPLQEAALELVGAPAWPRHLKAVAAELRHRRDVLTGALRRELPELEVPHPPRGGYQLWARPGGGGDDAAFVAAALRAGVAVAPGRPYFCAEPPGPFVRLSFAGVSGAGELTEAVRRLRSGLRLDA, translated from the coding sequence ATGTACGAGCGTAGCAGTGTGGCGGAACTGGCGGAATCCCTTCGAGTCGAGCTGAACCGCTACTCGGTGGGTGGAAAGCTCCCGTCGAGCCGGGTCCTGGTCGAGCAGTACCGGGTCAGTCCCGTCACCGTCTCCCGGGCCCTCGCCCAGCTCGCCGCCGAAGGCCTGGTGGTCACCCGCCCCGGCGCCGGGGTCTACCGCGCGCAGCCCCGCACGCACACCCAGGAGCCCGGCGACACCTCCTGGCAGGCCGTCGCCCTGAGCGCCGAGGACTCCGGCGAGGTGGTCCCGCGCTCCGTGGACGCCTCCGGAGTGCTGGTCACCCTGGCCGCCCCGCCCGCCGGGGTCATCCCGCTGCACAGCGGCTACCTGCACGAGGCGCTCCAGCCCGAGCGGGCCATGGCGGCCGCCCTCGCCCGGGCCGGCCGGCGGCCGGGGGTGTGGGGGAGGCCGCCGGTGGAGGGCCTGGCGGAGCTGCGGGACTGGTTCGCCCGCGAGATCGGCGGGGCCGTCGCGGCCGGGGACGTACTGGTGACCGCGGGCGGCCAGAGCGCGCTCGCCACCGCGCTGCGGGCGCTCGCCCCGCCCGGGGCGCCGATCCTCGTCGAATCCCCGACCTACCCGGGGCTGCTGGCCCTCGCGCGGGCCGCCGGATGCCGGCCGGTGCCCGTCCCGGTGGACGCGGACGGGGTCCGGCCGGAGCTGCTGGCGGCCGCCTTCGAAGCGACCGGGGCGCGGGTCTTCGTATGCCAGCCGCTGTTCCAGAACCCGACCGGGGCCGTGCTGTCGGGCGAGCGGCGGGGCGAGGTGCTGCGGATCGCGCGCGCCGCCGGGGCGTTCGTGCTGGAGGACGACTACGCGCGGTCCCTGGCCCACGAGGACTCGGGCCCGCTGCCCGCGCCGCTCGCCGCCGAGGACCCGGACGGGGTGGTCGTCCACGTGCGGTCGCTGACCAAGGTCACCTCGCCCAGCCTGCGGGTGGGCGCGCTGGCGGCCCGGGGCCCGGTCTTCGACCGGCTGCGCGCCATCCAGGTCGTGGACACCTTCTTCGTGCCCCGGCCCCTCCAGGAAGCCGCCCTGGAACTGGTCGGGGCACCCGCCTGGCCGCGCCACCTCAAGGCCGTCGCCGCCGAGCTGCGCCATCGCCGGGACGTCCTGACGGGGGCGCTGCGGCGGGAGCTGCCGGAGCTGGAGGTGCCCCATCCGCCGCGCGGCGGCTACCAGTTGTGGGCGCGGCCCGGCGGGGGCGGTGACGACGCCGCCTTCGTGGCGGCCGCCCTGCGGGCCGGGGTCGCGGTCGCGCCGGGACGGCCGTACTTCTGCGCGGAACCGCCCGGTCCGTTCGTCCGGCTGAGCTTCGCCGGGGTGTCCGGCGCGGGCGAACTGACCGAGGCCGTCCGGCGGCTGCGGTCCGGGCTTCGTCTCGACGCTTGA
- a CDS encoding glycoside hydrolase family 10 protein yields the protein MASIGRRGVLAAAAGVLAAVAAAPARAVGPAEAGGARRGRAAGEAAFRGMWVASVQNVDWPSQSGLSAREQRAELLALLDTAVARRLNAVILQVRPTADAMWPSAREPWSQWLTGEQGVDPGWDPLGTAVAEAHARGLELHAWFNPYRVANHTDLSLLVPEHPARRNRGWTVPYGGKLYYNPGLPEVRRFVQDAMLDAVARYPLDGVHWDDYFYPYPVEGRDFDDDAAYEQYGRAFATRADWRRHNTDTLVREMSERLRALRPATRFGISPFAVWRNSDRDPLGSPTQAGVATYDDLYADTRKWVREGWIDYIVPQAYWQLGHPAADYAAIVPWWARTVAGTRVQLYVGEALYRCDAQSSTAAWRDPRELSRHLRFAAGYPEVRGHAYFSAKQVVADPNGAMARVVADHYPTAVAVPPR from the coding sequence ATGGCGTCCATTGGGAGGCGAGGGGTACTGGCCGCGGCGGCGGGGGTGCTGGCCGCCGTGGCGGCTGCCCCCGCGCGAGCGGTCGGGCCGGCGGAGGCGGGCGGGGCGCGGCGGGGGCGCGCAGCGGGCGAGGCCGCGTTCCGGGGGATGTGGGTCGCCTCCGTGCAGAACGTGGACTGGCCGTCGCAGAGCGGGCTTTCCGCGCGGGAGCAGCGCGCCGAACTGCTGGCCCTCCTCGACACGGCCGTCGCCCGCCGCCTCAACGCGGTGATCCTCCAGGTCCGGCCGACCGCCGACGCGATGTGGCCCTCGGCGCGCGAGCCCTGGTCGCAGTGGCTGACCGGGGAGCAGGGCGTCGACCCCGGCTGGGACCCGCTCGGCACGGCGGTCGCCGAAGCGCACGCCCGGGGGCTGGAACTGCACGCCTGGTTCAACCCGTACCGGGTGGCCAACCACACCGACCTGAGCCTCCTCGTCCCCGAGCACCCGGCCCGGCGCAACCGGGGCTGGACCGTGCCCTACGGCGGCAAGCTGTACTACAACCCCGGACTTCCGGAAGTCCGCCGGTTCGTGCAGGACGCCATGCTCGACGCCGTCGCCCGCTACCCCCTGGACGGGGTGCACTGGGACGACTACTTCTACCCGTACCCCGTCGAGGGCCGCGATTTCGACGACGACGCCGCCTACGAGCAGTACGGCCGGGCCTTCGCGACCCGCGCCGACTGGCGCCGCCACAACACCGACACCCTGGTCCGCGAGATGTCCGAGCGGCTGCGGGCGCTGCGCCCCGCGACGCGCTTCGGCATCAGCCCCTTCGCCGTCTGGCGCAACTCCGACCGCGATCCGCTCGGTTCGCCGACGCAGGCGGGCGTCGCCACGTACGACGACCTGTACGCGGACACCCGCAAGTGGGTGCGCGAGGGCTGGATCGACTACATCGTGCCGCAGGCCTACTGGCAGCTCGGCCACCCGGCGGCCGACTACGCCGCCATCGTCCCCTGGTGGGCGCGGACCGTCGCCGGCACCCGCGTCCAGCTCTACGTGGGGGAGGCGCTGTACCGCTGCGACGCGCAGAGCTCCACCGCCGCCTGGCGCGATCCGCGCGAGCTGTCCCGGCACCTGCGGTTCGCCGCCGGATACCCGGAGGTCCGCGGCCACGCCTACTTCTCCGCGAAGCAGGTGGTCGCGGACCCCAACGGGGCGATGGCCCGGGTGGTCGCCGACCACTACCCGACGGCGGTGGCCGTGCCACCGCGCTGA
- a CDS encoding DMT family transporter — translation MTAQNSATLPNAIAVRGTAARRPRPALGGTTLAAAGVVTFSLTFPGTAWGLESFGPWSLFGLRCLLAGLTAGAFLLALRVPVPARAHWAGLAVVAGGVVVGFPLLTTLALQTSTTSHAAVVVGLLPLTTAVVSSLRTGARPSRRFWAAAVAGATVVLGFTVAQSGGALSAGDAFLFAALLVCAAGYTEGGRLARLLPGWQVIAWALVLCLPIGVAGSALGLAYEPVDLTGHGVAGLVWVAVGSSFLGLYVWYRGMAEIGAARASQLQLAQPLLTLVWSVLLLGERLSPAAPVAACAVLVCIVVTQRPDGPKGGRTT, via the coding sequence ATGACAGCACAGAATAGCGCTACTCTCCCGAACGCGATAGCAGTTCGGGGTACCGCCGCCCGTCGGCCCCGGCCCGCGCTCGGGGGCACCACCCTCGCGGCGGCCGGTGTCGTCACCTTCTCGCTGACCTTCCCCGGCACCGCCTGGGGCCTGGAGAGCTTCGGCCCGTGGTCCCTCTTCGGCCTGCGCTGTCTGCTCGCGGGCCTGACGGCCGGCGCCTTCCTGCTGGCCCTGCGCGTCCCGGTGCCCGCCCGCGCCCACTGGGCGGGGCTGGCCGTCGTCGCGGGCGGTGTGGTCGTCGGCTTCCCCCTGCTCACCACCCTCGCCCTGCAGACCTCCACCACCTCGCACGCCGCCGTGGTGGTCGGCCTGCTGCCGCTCACCACGGCGGTCGTCTCCTCGCTGCGCACCGGCGCCCGGCCCTCGCGACGGTTCTGGGCCGCGGCCGTCGCCGGCGCGACCGTCGTCCTCGGCTTCACCGTGGCCCAGAGCGGCGGCGCCCTCTCGGCCGGCGACGCCTTCCTCTTCGCCGCGCTCCTGGTCTGCGCGGCCGGGTACACCGAGGGCGGGCGCCTGGCCCGCCTGCTGCCCGGCTGGCAGGTGATCGCCTGGGCGCTGGTGCTGTGCCTGCCCATCGGCGTCGCCGGCTCCGCGCTCGGACTCGCGTACGAACCGGTCGATCTGACCGGCCACGGGGTGGCCGGTCTCGTCTGGGTGGCGGTCGGCTCCTCCTTCCTCGGCCTCTACGTCTGGTACCGGGGCATGGCCGAGATCGGCGCCGCCCGAGCCAGCCAGCTCCAGCTCGCGCAGCCGCTGCTGACCCTCGTGTGGTCGGTGCTGCTGCTCGGCGAACGCCTGTCCCCGGCCGCGCCCGTCGCCGCCTGCGCGGTGCTCGTCTGCATCGTCGTGACGCAGCGGCCCGATGGGCCAAAAGGGGGCCGAACGACCTAA
- a CDS encoding histidine phosphatase family protein, giving the protein MHVRVSLVAAARSTSLLAERFDDDRPLDVDGWRAVESAARGLVPLGSAELRYCSPTSRSRATGTALGYAPMAQPALRECDMGRWRGLTLAEVAARDPAAVDLWLSDPYAAPHGGESLLAFIARIGGWLDTRPADDGGAIVAVAEPSVVRAALVYALNAPPLTYWNVDVRPLSTLTLAGRPRSWHLSLQAPV; this is encoded by the coding sequence ATGCATGTTCGGGTTTCGCTAGTCGCAGCAGCCCGCAGTACCTCGCTGCTCGCCGAGCGCTTCGACGACGACCGCCCCCTCGACGTGGACGGCTGGCGCGCGGTGGAATCCGCCGCGCGCGGGCTCGTACCGCTGGGCTCGGCCGAGCTCCGCTACTGTTCGCCGACCTCGCGCAGCCGGGCCACGGGGACCGCCCTCGGCTACGCCCCGATGGCACAACCCGCCCTGCGGGAGTGCGACATGGGCCGCTGGCGCGGGCTCACCCTGGCCGAGGTGGCGGCCCGGGACCCCGCGGCCGTGGACCTCTGGCTCAGCGATCCGTACGCCGCGCCGCACGGCGGGGAGTCCCTGCTCGCCTTCATCGCCCGGATCGGCGGCTGGCTCGACACCCGGCCGGCGGACGACGGGGGAGCGATCGTGGCGGTGGCGGAGCCGTCGGTGGTCCGGGCGGCCCTCGTGTACGCCCTGAACGCACCGCCGCTGACGTACTGGAACGTGGACGTCCGCCCCCTGTCCACGCTCACCCTCGCCGGCCGGCCGCGGAGCTGGCACCTCTCCCTCCAGGCTCCCGTCTGA
- a CDS encoding DUF5997 family protein — protein sequence MLDTLDPMTSHQTTQTMKPATAAKKLGVYLEATPAEFQEGVVSRTELTALQAEPPQWLQDLRTNGPHPRPVVAAKLGVSIAGLARGGVTEALTTEQIEALKQEMPEWLAKERATQADVRKETVRIKQMQAEKAAKSEKSEK from the coding sequence ATGCTCGATACCCTTGACCCCATGACGTCGCACCAGACCACCCAGACCATGAAGCCCGCTACTGCGGCGAAGAAGCTGGGTGTGTACCTCGAGGCCACCCCCGCAGAGTTCCAGGAGGGTGTCGTCTCGCGCACCGAGCTGACCGCCCTCCAGGCCGAGCCGCCCCAGTGGCTGCAGGACCTGCGCACCAACGGCCCGCACCCCCGTCCGGTGGTCGCGGCGAAGCTCGGCGTCTCCATCGCCGGTCTGGCGCGCGGCGGCGTCACCGAGGCGCTCACCACGGAGCAGATCGAGGCCCTGAAGCAGGAGATGCCGGAGTGGCTCGCCAAGGAGCGCGCCACCCAGGCCGACGTCCGCAAGGAGACCGTCCGCATCAAGCAGATGCAGGCGGAGAAGGCCGCGAAGAGCGAGAAGTCCGAGAAGTAG
- a CDS encoding helix-turn-helix transcriptional regulator, which yields MTIEDLVRLRRARDVMDRDYTEPLDVPALAGVALMSPGHFSRSFRAAFGETPYSYLMTRRVERAKALLRRGDLSVTEVCFAVGCTSLGSFSSRFTELVGETPSAYRARRHEAGAAIPACVAKVFTRPVRNPAGSGRAGTAAAS from the coding sequence GTGACGATCGAGGACTTGGTGCGGCTGCGGCGCGCCCGGGACGTCATGGACCGCGACTACACCGAGCCGCTGGACGTACCGGCGCTGGCGGGCGTCGCCCTCATGTCGCCCGGGCACTTCTCCCGCAGCTTCCGGGCGGCCTTCGGGGAGACCCCGTACAGCTACCTGATGACCCGCCGCGTCGAGCGGGCGAAGGCGCTGCTGCGCCGGGGCGACCTGAGCGTGACCGAGGTCTGCTTCGCGGTCGGATGCACCTCGCTCGGGTCGTTCAGCTCGCGCTTCACGGAGCTGGTCGGCGAGACCCCCAGCGCTTACCGGGCCCGGCGGCACGAGGCCGGTGCCGCCATCCCGGCGTGTGTCGCCAAGGTCTTCACCCGGCCCGTCCGGAACCCCGCGGGCAGCGGGAGAGCGGGAACCGCGGCCGCGTCGTAG
- a CDS encoding VOC family protein, with the protein MTIRLSQCFIAVDDHDKALAFYRDALGMEVRNDVAFEGMRWVTVGSPEQPDVEIVLEPPLADPGSSPADRQAMAQLLAKGMLRGVIFSTDDVDATFERIRAAGAEVLQEPVDQPYGVRDCAFRDPAGNMLRFNQPSRPR; encoded by the coding sequence ATGACCATCAGGCTCTCGCAGTGCTTCATCGCCGTCGACGACCACGACAAGGCCCTCGCCTTCTACCGCGACGCCCTCGGCATGGAAGTCCGCAACGACGTCGCGTTCGAGGGGATGCGCTGGGTGACCGTCGGCTCGCCCGAGCAGCCCGACGTGGAGATCGTCCTCGAACCCCCGCTCGCCGACCCCGGCTCCTCGCCGGCCGACCGGCAGGCGATGGCGCAACTGCTGGCCAAGGGCATGCTCCGCGGGGTGATCTTCTCGACGGACGACGTGGACGCCACCTTCGAGCGCATCCGGGCCGCCGGCGCCGAGGTGCTCCAGGAGCCCGTCGACCAGCCGTACGGGGTCCGCGACTGCGCCTTCCGCGATCCGGCCGGCAACATGCTCCGCTTCAACCAGCCCAGCCGCCCCCGCTGA